The Thunnus albacares chromosome 21, fThuAlb1.1, whole genome shotgun sequence genome window below encodes:
- the sox32 gene encoding SRY-box transcription factor 32: MTAACSRAETSPSPSVAMRFSHQPAAFQLCANGAMFESEDSSSVDGEQMTEVRSPSSGPSSPLSVNSDSSCTSPEARSASTQQRVRRPLNAFIIWTKEERRRLAQLNPDLENTDLSKILGKTWKAMSLAEKRPYMQEAERLRVQHTIDYPNYKYRPRRRKQLKKSSKPQGAEAPAALSSLCSSGFTVPYNLTHLLQNQQHTFPNTPAFPNSPANFAPLHSGYPNTPVFPDTAAADAFSNKPVMYSNPPAYPAEPHLYFGGQHGHMQYGFSSSAAPHVEQGESRFFGGPLCPAGPSLEFYLEQVQLDMLYDLDRSEFEQYLGPSPHRPESVDLSSYHQQSSHREGRSLS, from the exons ATGACTGCGGCCTGCAGCAGAGCCGaaacatcaccatcaccatctgTAGCCATGCGTTTCAGCCACCAGCCCGCTGCTTTCCAGCTTTGCGCAAACGGCGCCATGTTCGAGAGCGAAGACTCGAGCTCCGTCGACGGGGAGCAGATGACCGAGGTGCGCTCCCCGAGTTCAGGGCCCTCCAGCCCGCTGTCCGTGAACTCGGACTCCAGTTGCACCAGCCCCGAGGCCAGGTCCGCCTCGACGCAGCAGAGGGTCAGGAGGCCCCTGAACGCCTTCATCATCTGGACCAAAGAGGAGCGCAGGCGCCTGGCGCAGCTCAACCCAGACCTGGAGAACACAGACCTGAGCAAAATACTCG GAAAGACCTGGAAGGCCATGTCCCTGGCTGAAAAGCGTCCATACATGCAGGAGGCCGAGCGCCTGAGGGTCCAGCACACCATCGACTATCCAAACTACAAGTACAGGCCCCGCAGGAGGAAGCAGTTAAAGAAGAGCTCCAAACCCCAGGGTGCAGAGGCTCCGGCTGCTCTCTCTTCACTCTGCAGCTCGGGCTTCACGGTGCCCTACAACCTCACCCACCTGCTCCAGAACCAGCAGCACACCTTCCCAAACACACCTGCTTTCCCAAACTCGCCAGCTAACTTTGCCCCTTTGCACAGCGGCTACCCAAACACTCCCGTTTTCccagacacagcagcagcagatgcttTCTCAAATAAGCCTGTGATGTACTCAAACCCGCCTGCGTACCCTGCAGAGCCTCATCTGTATTTTGGGGGTCAGCACGGGCACATGCAGTACGGGTTCTCCAGTTCTGCAGCTCCACATGTGGAGCAGGGGGAGTCCAGGTTTTTCGGGGGCCCACTGTGCCCTGCTGGGCCCTCCCTGGAGTTTTACCTAGAGCAGGTCCAGCTGGACATGCTGTACGATCTGGACCGCAGCGAGTTCGAACAGTACCTGGGTCCGAGCCCTCACAGGCCTGAGTCAGTGGATCTCAGCAGCTACCATCAGCAGAGCAGCCACAGAGAGGGACGCTCACTGTCATAA
- the sox17 gene encoding transcription factor SOX-17 — protein sequence MSSPDAGYASDDQTQARCTMSVMMPGMGHCQWADPLSPLGDTKVKNEPCASGSGGQNRGKSEPRIRRPMNAFMVWAKDERKRLAQQNPDLHNAELSKMLGKSWKALPVTEKQPFVEEAERLRVQHMQDHPNYKYRPRRRKQVKRIKRLDSGFLVHGVSDHQASAMAGDGRVCVESLGLGYHEHGYQLPPQPLSHYRDVQALGGPSSEAYSLPTPDTSPLDAVESDSMFFPPHSQEDCHMMPAYAYHSQAAEYQPQDHLSNHHSNPILHRHPASAPEQPPQSATLPPSYMGCPNPLAMYYTQHCSTSHPKRHPGGAGQLSPPPDSHPHSAADSMEQMHHSELLAEVDRSEFEQYLSSSSARADMTGLPYGPHEAGMQGPESLISSVLSDASTAVYYCSYNNS from the exons ATGAGTAGTCCCGATGCGGGTTACGCCAGCGACGATCAGACCCAGGCAAGGTGTACGATGTCAGTCATGATGCCTGGAATGGGACACTGCCAGTGGGCCGACCCTCTCAGTCCTCTTGGGGACACCAAGGTGAAAAACGAGCCGTGCGCGTCCGGCTCCGGCGGCCAGAATCGCGGGAAGAGCGAACCGCGGATCCGACGGCCCATGAACGCGTTTATGGTCTGGGCGAAGGATGAGCGCAAAAGACTGGCGCAGCAAAACCCGGACCTGCACAACGCGGAGCTGAGCAAAATGTTGG GGAAATCATGGAAAGCCCTTCCTGTCACAGAAAAGCAGCCCTTTGTGGAGGAGGCCGAGCGGCTGCGGGTTCAGCACATGCAGGATCACCCCAACTACAAGTACCGGCCTCGGCGGCGGAAGCAGGTGAAGAGGATTAAGAGGCTGGACTCTGGCTTTCTGGTCCACGGCGTGTCCGATCACCAGGCCTCGGCGATGGCCGGGGACGGCCGAGTGTGTGTGGAGAGTCTAGGCCTGGGCTACCACGAGCACGGCTACCAGCTTCCTCCGCAGCCTCTCAGCCACTACCGTGACGTCCAGGCTCTTGGAGGCCCCTCTTCTGAGGCCTACAGCCTCCCCACGCCTGACACCTCTCCACTGGACGCTGTAGAGTCAGACTCCATGTTCTTCCCTCCACACTCACAGGAGGACTGCCACATGATGCCTGCTTACGCTTACCACTCCCAGGCAGCAGAGTACCAACCCCAGGACCACCTCTCCAACCACCACAGCAACCCCATCCTGCACCGACACCCAGCCTCAGCTCCAGAGCAGCCCCCTCAATCCGCCACCCTTCCCCCTTCCTACATGGGATGCCCCAACCCTCTGGCTATGTATTACACGCAGCACTGCAGTACCAGCCACCCCAAACGACATCCTGGTGGGGCAGGACAGCTCTCCCCACCGCCTGACTCCCACCCTCACTCAGCAGCAGACAGCATGGAGCAGATGCACCACTCTGAGCTGCTGGCTGAAGTGGACCGCAGTGAGTTTGAGCAGTATTTAAGTTCCTCTTCAGCGCGTGCGGACATGACAGGTTTGCCGTACGGGCCACACGAGGCTGGCATGCAAGGACCTGAAAGCCTCATATCATCGGTGCTGTCAGACGCCAGCACAGCTGTGTATTACTGTAGCTACAACAACTCCTAA